From a region of the Qipengyuania spongiae genome:
- the dnaE gene encoding DNA polymerase III subunit alpha produces MAFAPFVPLRVLSAYTMLEGAIEPKAMAKLAKERGFPAIALADRNGLYGAVMFAKACMDEGVQPIIGTLLGIARPGKDGEEGRQVDWLPLYAQDETGYDNLCHLVSRAHLDRPLEYEPHIRLGDLEGQTEGLIALTGASEGALTRLLAEGQASHAAACLDRLEALFPGRLYIELARRGDRIEEAAEAALIDLAYERDLPLVATNPANFAEPHMHKAHDAMLCIAGSTHVDAEERARSNPESFVKSATMMDETFEDLPEATANTLVIAQRCAFAPPMRDPILPSLAGDLEGEARMLAEDARRGLAARLEPYGPLSDEELRTYVDRLDFEVGVINQMGFPGYFLIVADFIKWAKDQGIPVGPGRGSGAGSLVAWALTITDLDPIRLGLLFERFLNPERVSMPDFDIDFCETRRGEVIRYVQGKYGHDHVAQIITFGKLKARAVLRDTGRILQMSYGQVDRLCKMVPNHPTDPWTLPRALNGAADFKREYDNDNQVKRLVDLAMQLEGFPRNSSTHAAGVVIGDRPLAQLVPLYRDPRSDMPVTQFDMKHVESSGLVKFDFLGLKTLSVLRKATDLLEKRGVTIDLARLELDDPAVYELMKAGNTVGVFQLESEGMRRTLTAVKPTKFEDIIALVSLYRPGPMDNIPLFGKRKAGEVAIEYPHAKLEGILAETYGIFVYQEQVMQAAQILAGYSLGDADLLRRAMGKKVQAEMDAQRQRFIDGCGTVSNIAPKEANALFDLIDKFAGYGFNKSHAAAYALLAYQTAWMKAHYPEEFYAASMCFDMHQSEKLALFVDDARRHDIAVLPPSINRSVAEFTVEPTEEGYGVRYALAGIRNVGEKAMDAIVAEREASGDYASLKDLFERLPKGAMNSRGLEALAAAGALDELEPDRAKVFANADMLLAVADAAERERSSGQGGLFGGEDQQVADLRLKSVEPWSRAEKMAREKDNFGFYFSAHPVESWRQVASANGARSYASLMGGGGPSGGRAPAVMAAMVEKVNKGTTRRGKPFVRADFSDSSGQFSAACFEESLVPQFEEWVKDGTCVLLNVELDSPSPDEPPRVTVRNATPLAKLGADARMLLTLEITEEAGLAALEAELGEREGTGEVIATLRTGTAIEPVLRLGRDFRLDGELAERLAGVPGLAEVQLTTRRGGGHLRLVA; encoded by the coding sequence ATGGCCTTCGCTCCCTTCGTTCCGCTTCGTGTCCTTTCCGCCTACACCATGCTGGAAGGCGCGATCGAACCCAAGGCGATGGCGAAGCTTGCGAAAGAACGCGGCTTCCCGGCCATCGCGCTCGCCGATCGCAACGGCCTCTACGGCGCGGTCATGTTCGCCAAGGCCTGCATGGACGAAGGCGTCCAGCCGATCATCGGCACGCTGCTCGGCATTGCGCGTCCGGGCAAGGATGGCGAGGAAGGTCGTCAGGTCGACTGGCTGCCGCTCTACGCGCAGGACGAGACCGGATACGACAATCTTTGCCATCTCGTCAGCCGCGCCCATCTCGACCGGCCGCTCGAATACGAACCGCATATCCGCCTAGGCGATTTGGAAGGGCAGACCGAGGGGCTGATCGCGCTGACGGGCGCGAGCGAGGGCGCGCTCACCCGGCTGCTGGCCGAGGGGCAGGCGAGCCATGCCGCGGCCTGTCTCGACCGGCTCGAGGCGCTGTTCCCCGGCAGGCTCTATATCGAGCTCGCCCGGCGCGGCGACCGGATCGAGGAAGCGGCCGAAGCGGCGCTGATTGATCTCGCCTATGAACGCGACCTTCCGCTCGTCGCGACCAACCCCGCGAATTTCGCCGAACCGCATATGCACAAGGCGCACGACGCCATGCTCTGCATCGCCGGGTCGACCCACGTCGATGCCGAGGAGCGGGCGCGTTCCAACCCCGAAAGTTTCGTCAAATCGGCCACGATGATGGACGAGACCTTCGAGGACTTGCCCGAGGCGACCGCCAACACGCTGGTCATCGCCCAGCGCTGTGCCTTCGCCCCGCCGATGCGCGATCCCATCCTGCCGAGCCTTGCCGGCGATCTCGAAGGCGAGGCACGGATGCTGGCCGAGGATGCGCGGCGCGGCCTTGCCGCCCGGCTCGAGCCTTACGGGCCTTTATCGGACGAGGAACTTAGGACCTATGTCGACCGGCTCGATTTCGAGGTTGGCGTCATCAACCAGATGGGCTTTCCCGGCTATTTCCTGATCGTTGCCGACTTCATCAAATGGGCGAAGGATCAGGGCATTCCGGTCGGGCCGGGGCGTGGCTCGGGCGCGGGCAGCTTGGTCGCCTGGGCGCTGACCATCACCGATCTCGATCCTATCCGGCTCGGCCTGCTGTTCGAGCGCTTCCTCAACCCCGAACGCGTTTCGATGCCGGACTTCGACATCGACTTCTGCGAAACCCGCCGGGGCGAGGTGATCCGCTATGTTCAGGGCAAATACGGCCACGATCACGTCGCGCAGATCATCACGTTCGGCAAGCTCAAGGCGCGCGCCGTGCTGCGCGATACGGGCCGTATCCTGCAGATGAGCTACGGCCAGGTCGACCGGCTGTGCAAGATGGTGCCCAACCATCCGACCGACCCGTGGACCTTGCCACGCGCGCTCAACGGCGCGGCCGATTTCAAGCGTGAATACGACAACGACAACCAAGTGAAGCGGCTCGTCGATCTGGCGATGCAGCTCGAGGGGTTCCCGCGCAATTCCTCGACCCACGCCGCGGGTGTGGTGATCGGCGACCGGCCGTTGGCGCAGTTGGTCCCGCTGTACCGTGATCCGCGCTCGGACATGCCGGTGACCCAGTTCGACATGAAGCATGTCGAGAGCAGCGGGCTGGTGAAGTTCGACTTCCTCGGCCTCAAGACCCTCTCGGTCCTGCGCAAGGCGACCGACCTTCTCGAAAAGCGTGGCGTGACGATCGATCTCGCCCGCCTCGAGCTCGACGATCCGGCAGTCTACGAGCTGATGAAGGCGGGCAACACGGTTGGCGTGTTCCAGCTGGAATCGGAAGGGATGCGCCGCACGCTGACCGCGGTGAAGCCGACCAAGTTCGAGGACATCATCGCGCTGGTCTCTCTGTACCGGCCCGGCCCGATGGACAACATCCCGTTGTTCGGCAAGCGCAAGGCGGGCGAGGTGGCGATCGAATATCCGCACGCCAAACTCGAGGGGATTCTCGCCGAAACCTACGGCATCTTCGTCTATCAGGAACAGGTGATGCAGGCGGCGCAGATTCTCGCCGGCTATTCGCTCGGCGATGCCGACCTGCTGCGCCGCGCAATGGGCAAGAAGGTCCAGGCCGAGATGGATGCTCAGCGCCAGCGTTTCATCGACGGCTGCGGCACGGTGTCGAACATCGCGCCCAAGGAAGCGAACGCGCTGTTCGACCTGATCGACAAGTTCGCGGGTTACGGCTTCAACAAGTCCCACGCCGCCGCCTACGCGCTGCTCGCCTATCAGACGGCGTGGATGAAGGCGCATTACCCGGAGGAATTCTACGCCGCCTCGATGTGCTTCGACATGCACCAGTCGGAAAAGCTGGCGCTGTTCGTGGACGATGCGCGCCGCCACGACATCGCGGTGCTGCCGCCCAGCATCAATCGCTCCGTCGCCGAGTTCACGGTCGAGCCGACCGAGGAGGGCTACGGCGTGCGCTACGCTCTCGCCGGGATCCGCAATGTCGGCGAGAAGGCGATGGACGCGATCGTCGCCGAGCGCGAGGCGAGCGGTGATTACGCCAGCCTCAAGGACCTGTTCGAACGCCTGCCCAAGGGCGCCATGAACTCGCGCGGGCTGGAGGCGCTGGCCGCCGCCGGCGCGCTCGACGAGCTGGAGCCCGACCGCGCGAAAGTGTTTGCGAATGCCGACATGCTGCTGGCCGTTGCCGATGCGGCGGAGCGCGAGCGGTCGAGCGGGCAGGGCGGACTGTTCGGGGGCGAGGACCAGCAGGTCGCGGACCTCCGCCTCAAATCCGTCGAACCGTGGTCGCGGGCCGAGAAGATGGCGCGCGAGAAGGACAATTTCGGCTTCTATTTCTCCGCCCATCCGGTTGAGAGCTGGCGGCAGGTTGCCAGCGCGAACGGCGCGCGTTCCTACGCTTCGCTGATGGGTGGCGGCGGCCCGTCGGGCGGCCGCGCGCCGGCGGTGATGGCGGCCATGGTCGAGAAAGTGAACAAGGGCACGACGCGGCGCGGCAAGCCCTTCGTGCGCGCCGATTTCTCCGACAGTTCGGGCCAGTTCAGCGCCGCCTGTTTCGAAGAAAGCCTCGTCCCGCAGTTCGAGGAATGGGTGAAGGACGGGACCTGTGTGCTCCTCAACGTCGAGCTCGACAGTCCCAGCCCCGACGAACCGCCGCGCGTCACTGTCCGCAACGCCACGCCGCTCGCAAAGCTCGGCGCCGATGCGCGGATGCTGCTGACGCTGGAGATCACTGAGGAAGCCGGGCTCGCCGCGCTCGAAGCCGAGCTGGGCGAGCGGGAGGGCACCGGAGAGGTCATCGCCACGCTGCGCACCGGCACCGCGATCGAGCCGGTGCTCCGCCTCGGGCGCGATTTCCGGCTCGACGGGGAGCTTGCCGAACGGCTCGCCGGCGTGCCGGGATTGGCCGAAGTGCAGCTGACCACGCGGCGCGGCGGAGGCCATCTGCGCCTCGTCGCCTGA
- a CDS encoding ABC transporter ATP-binding protein, which translates to MNRSLISQAVVELRGLTRSFEQGGVRIDVLRGVNLSIGAGEIVALLGPSGSGKSTLLQAVGLLEGGFGGEIVIAGHAAEKSNAQARTELRRDHLGFVYQFHHLLPDFDARENVVLPQLVAGKPRDEAERRAEELLTELGLGERMTHRPSKLSGGEQQRVAVARGLANRPKLLLADEPTGNLDEATSGRVLEQLLSLVREEGSAALIATHNERLAQRMDRIVRLHDGVLE; encoded by the coding sequence ATGAATAGGTCGCTCATCAGCCAGGCCGTGGTCGAATTGCGCGGGCTCACTCGCAGCTTCGAACAGGGCGGCGTGCGGATCGACGTGCTGCGCGGCGTAAACCTGTCGATCGGCGCGGGCGAAATCGTCGCGCTGCTCGGCCCCTCGGGTTCGGGCAAGTCGACGCTGCTTCAGGCGGTCGGTCTGCTCGAAGGCGGGTTCGGGGGAGAGATCGTGATCGCCGGGCACGCGGCGGAGAAATCGAACGCGCAGGCCCGGACCGAACTGCGGCGCGATCATCTCGGCTTCGTCTATCAGTTCCACCATCTGCTGCCCGACTTCGATGCGCGCGAGAACGTGGTCTTGCCCCAGCTCGTCGCCGGAAAGCCGCGCGACGAAGCCGAACGGCGAGCCGAGGAACTGCTGACCGAGCTCGGGCTCGGCGAGCGCATGACCCATCGGCCGAGCAAGCTGTCGGGCGGCGAGCAGCAGCGCGTCGCGGTGGCGCGCGGTCTCGCCAACCGGCCCAAGCTGCTGCTGGCGGACGAGCCGACCGGCAATCTCGACGAGGCGACGTCGGGCCGGGTGCTCGAGCAACTCCTTTCGCTCGTGCGCGAGGAAGGCAGCGCAGCGCTGATCGCGACCCACAACGAGCGGCTCGCTCAGCGGATGGACCGGATCGTCCGCCTGCATGACGGCGTGCTGGAATAG
- a CDS encoding glutathione peroxidase: MTTIADFTVTDNRGAPVDLAGKLGKVLLVVNTASKCGFTPQYDGLEALYQRFADRGFEVLGFPCNQFGAQEPGSDEEIAEFCKVNFGVTFPLMEKVDVNGADASPLFDWMKGEAKGLMGSRSIKWNFTKFLIDREGRVVARYAPTDKPENIAGDIEKLL, encoded by the coding sequence ATGACCACGATCGCGGATTTCACTGTCACCGACAATCGCGGCGCGCCTGTCGATCTGGCCGGCAAGCTGGGAAAGGTTCTGCTGGTGGTGAATACCGCGAGCAAATGCGGCTTCACCCCGCAATATGACGGTCTCGAGGCGCTCTATCAGCGGTTCGCGGATCGCGGTTTCGAAGTGCTCGGCTTTCCCTGCAACCAGTTCGGCGCGCAGGAACCGGGAAGCGACGAGGAGATCGCCGAGTTCTGCAAGGTCAATTTCGGCGTCACCTTCCCCCTGATGGAAAAGGTCGACGTGAACGGCGCCGATGCCTCGCCGCTGTTCGACTGGATGAAGGGCGAGGCGAAGGGGCTGATGGGTTCGCGTTCCATCAAGTGGAACTTCACCAAGTTCCTGATCGACCGCGAGGGCAGGGTCGTTGCCCGCTATGCCCCGACCGACAAGCCGGAGAACATCGCCGGCGACATCGAGAAGCTGCTCTAG